One Streptomyces sp. NBC_00554 DNA segment encodes these proteins:
- a CDS encoding AfsR/SARP family transcriptional regulator — protein MKIQVLGPLSAEVNGGSIVPTAGKPRQILSLLALYPGRVMPVPTLMEEIWGTESPQSALTTLQTYILQLRRRLGTAMGPDAPGAAKEVLATRHGGYLLQIPPESVDVHEYERLVTEGRSAFEAGDDATSANCFRKALDLWRGPALVDVRVGPILGIEVMRLEESRLGTVERRIDADLRLGRHSELIAELAELTARYPQHEGLYSQAMVALYRSGRQASALAVYRKLRIRLIEELGVEPSPQVQRLHQAMLAVDPQLDVAAGARRTSTFDLYAA, from the coding sequence GTGAAGATACAAGTTCTGGGTCCGTTGAGTGCCGAAGTCAACGGGGGGTCGATTGTCCCGACGGCCGGCAAGCCGCGGCAGATTCTTTCCCTGCTCGCTCTCTATCCCGGACGGGTGATGCCTGTCCCCACGCTCATGGAAGAAATCTGGGGAACCGAGTCGCCGCAGAGCGCGCTCACCACCCTGCAGACCTACATCCTGCAACTGCGCCGCCGCCTGGGCACCGCCATGGGACCCGACGCCCCCGGCGCGGCCAAGGAAGTCCTCGCCACCCGGCACGGCGGCTACCTGCTGCAGATACCGCCCGAGAGCGTCGACGTCCACGAGTACGAACGCCTGGTCACCGAGGGGCGGTCGGCGTTCGAGGCCGGGGACGACGCGACCTCGGCCAACTGCTTCCGCAAAGCGCTCGATCTGTGGCGCGGCCCCGCACTGGTCGACGTACGGGTCGGACCGATTCTCGGGATCGAGGTCATGCGCCTGGAGGAGAGCCGGCTGGGCACCGTGGAGCGGCGGATCGACGCCGATCTGCGGCTGGGACGGCACTCCGAACTCATCGCGGAGCTCGCCGAACTGACGGCGCGCTACCCGCAGCACGAAGGCCTGTACTCGCAGGCCATGGTGGCGCTGTACCGGTCGGGGCGGCAGGCATCGGCCCTCGCCGTCTACCGCAAGCTGCGCATCCGGCTCATCGAGGAACTGGGCGTCGAGCCCTCGCCGCAGGTGCAGCGGCTGCACCAGGCCATGCTGGCCGTCGACCCGCAGCTGGACGTCGCCGCCGGCGCACGGCGCACCTCGACCTTCGACCTCTACGCCGCCTGA
- a CDS encoding aromatase/cyclase gives MSVELADKATHKVHVSAPAGVVYALIADAVNWPLHFAPSIHVERLEFDGERERLRTWCFLDGRLKSWTSWRHLDPVKRRVEFRQELPAAPLSALGGTVSVTPLGPHTSELELLYDFSVTGGLPDDVAWAERATDGHGRIQLAGLKAVAERWTRLDELILTFEESVHVNGPAELVYDFLYRAGDWPQTVGHVTRAHLTEDVPGVQRMTMETLTEYGTHTTDSVRICFPHAERIVYKQTAAPTLLEAHTGEWSVVPDERGVTVTAQHTVVLREESIAAELGAHASLAQARRHVREALGRDCRVLLAHAKQHAESAVRML, from the coding sequence ATGTCTGTTGAGCTCGCGGACAAAGCGACGCACAAGGTCCATGTGTCCGCACCCGCCGGTGTGGTCTACGCACTGATAGCCGACGCGGTGAACTGGCCGCTCCATTTCGCCCCGAGTATTCATGTGGAACGGCTGGAGTTCGACGGCGAACGGGAGCGGCTGCGGACATGGTGCTTCCTGGACGGCCGGCTGAAGTCGTGGACTTCGTGGCGGCACCTGGACCCGGTGAAACGCCGTGTGGAGTTCCGCCAGGAACTGCCCGCGGCCCCGCTGAGCGCGCTGGGCGGCACCGTGAGCGTCACCCCCCTCGGACCGCACACCTCCGAACTCGAGCTGCTGTACGACTTCAGCGTCACCGGCGGCCTGCCCGACGACGTGGCATGGGCGGAGCGGGCCACCGACGGCCACGGCCGCATCCAGCTCGCCGGCCTCAAAGCGGTCGCCGAGCGATGGACGCGCCTGGACGAACTGATCCTGACCTTCGAGGAGTCCGTACACGTCAACGGCCCCGCCGAGCTGGTCTACGACTTCCTCTACCGGGCCGGGGACTGGCCGCAGACGGTGGGGCACGTCACCCGCGCCCACCTCACCGAGGACGTCCCCGGAGTGCAGCGCATGACCATGGAGACGCTCACCGAATACGGCACGCACACCACGGACTCCGTGCGGATCTGCTTCCCGCACGCCGAGCGCATCGTCTACAAGCAGACCGCCGCCCCCACCCTGCTGGAGGCGCACACCGGCGAATGGTCCGTCGTCCCCGACGAACGGGGCGTGACCGTCACCGCGCAGCACACCGTCGTGCTGCGCGAGGAGAGCATCGCCGCCGAACTGGGCGCCCACGCGAGCCTGGCACAGGCCCGCCGGCACGTGCGCGAGGCCCTCGGCCGCGACTGCCGGGTGCTGCTCGCCCACGCCAAGCAGCATGCGGAGAGCGCCGTCCGCATGCTGTGA
- a CDS encoding ScbR family autoregulator-binding transcription factor yields MVQQERAARTRHALIQAAAAVFAEEGFVTASLSTISRRAGVSNGALHFHFANKSTLADAVEAEAAEAVRRITESARAWQGDSLQAVVDATHELMGSLARDVVVRGGFELAGDSAHRGEPSLRTQWRHWVEDSLRRAERSGALAEGVSWADSARVIVAATAGFEVLGGDDTSWLSRQNVTRFWEVILPRLAGGHGLASLVSAGSRPPAALPPPPPAGRPGP; encoded by the coding sequence ATGGTCCAACAGGAGCGGGCGGCCCGCACCCGGCACGCACTGATCCAGGCCGCGGCCGCGGTCTTCGCCGAGGAGGGCTTCGTCACCGCCTCGCTGAGCACCATCAGCAGGCGGGCCGGGGTCAGCAACGGCGCGCTGCACTTCCACTTCGCCAACAAGAGCACCCTCGCGGACGCGGTCGAGGCGGAGGCCGCCGAGGCGGTCCGCCGCATCACCGAGTCGGCGCGGGCCTGGCAGGGCGACTCCCTGCAGGCGGTGGTGGACGCCACCCACGAGCTGATGGGCAGCCTCGCCCGCGACGTGGTGGTCCGCGGCGGCTTCGAGCTCGCCGGCGACAGCGCCCACCGCGGGGAGCCCTCCCTGCGCACCCAGTGGCGGCACTGGGTCGAGGACAGCCTGCGCCGCGCCGAGCGCAGCGGGGCCCTGGCGGAGGGCGTGTCCTGGGCGGACAGCGCCCGCGTCATCGTCGCCGCGACCGCGGGCTTCGAGGTCCTGGGGGGAGATGACACCTCCTGGCTGTCGCGGCAGAACGTCACCCGCTTCTGGGAGGTCATCCTGCCCCGGCTCGCCGGGGGCCACGGCCTGGCCTCCCTGGTCAGCGCCGGCTCACGGCCGCCGGCCGCCCTCCCCCCGCCGCCCCCGGCCGGCCGCCCCGGACCATAG
- a CDS encoding ScbA/BarX family gamma-butyrolactone biosynthesis protein, whose translation MSVSTFRMHRALPGTAVTSSESDPAPARPGALPFRSLTSTVPKELVHRASVAEVMLTDWARVEEHRFTVAAQWPRGHSFFATVDGCHDPLIAAETIRQAGILLAHAEYGVPLGHHFLVSDLDVAVRPEHVRVGWAPASLELDVRCSGIKERAGAVTGFRIEVAVHRDGALAATGGGALACITPRVYQRLRAARPAGPQRPAVIALTAPEPPQTVGRMSPTDVVLSPVGEPHRWQLRLDTRHPVLFDHMVDHVPGMVLLEAARQAATATLGHASLPLAVTSQFQRYVELDAPCLIEAHRIPTTGTGTAGAESVLVTAHQDQTPVFRCTVTMAPPAI comes from the coding sequence ATGTCTGTCAGCACGTTCCGCATGCACCGCGCGCTACCCGGCACGGCAGTCACGTCCAGCGAGAGCGATCCGGCCCCCGCCCGGCCCGGCGCCCTCCCCTTCAGGTCTCTGACCTCCACCGTTCCCAAGGAACTCGTCCACCGCGCGAGCGTCGCCGAGGTCATGCTGACCGACTGGGCGCGCGTGGAAGAGCACCGCTTCACCGTCGCCGCCCAGTGGCCCCGCGGGCACAGCTTCTTCGCCACCGTGGACGGCTGTCACGACCCGCTGATCGCCGCCGAAACGATCCGCCAGGCCGGCATCCTCCTGGCCCACGCCGAGTACGGGGTCCCCCTCGGCCACCACTTCCTGGTCAGCGACCTCGACGTGGCCGTGCGCCCCGAGCACGTACGCGTCGGCTGGGCCCCCGCCTCGCTCGAGCTCGACGTCCGCTGCTCCGGTATCAAGGAGCGCGCCGGCGCGGTGACCGGGTTCCGCATCGAGGTCGCCGTCCACCGCGACGGCGCCCTCGCCGCCACCGGCGGCGGCGCGCTGGCCTGCATCACCCCCCGGGTCTACCAAAGGCTGCGCGCCGCCCGGCCGGCCGGCCCCCAGCGCCCGGCGGTCATCGCGCTGACCGCCCCCGAACCCCCCCAGACGGTCGGGCGCATGTCGCCCACCGACGTGGTCCTGTCCCCCGTCGGCGAACCGCACCGCTGGCAGCTGCGCCTGGACACCCGCCACCCCGTGCTCTTCGACCACATGGTCGACCACGTCCCCGGCATGGTCCTCCTCGAAGCCGCCCGCCAGGCCGCCACCGCCACCCTGGGACACGCCTCCCTGCCCCTGGCGGTCACCAGCCAGTTCCAGCGCTACGTCGAACTGGACGCCCCCTGCCTCATCGAGGCCCACCGCATACCCACCACCGGCACCGGCACCGCGGGCGCGGAGAGCGTCCTGGTCACCGCCCACCAGGACCAGACCCCCGTCTTCCGCTGCACCGTGACCATGGCCCCACCCGCCATCTGA
- a CDS encoding acyl-CoA carboxylase epsilon subunit: MDSTEALIRVERGRVDEAELAAVVAVLLAARAGAQQAPGEPAAAQIRWWREPDGYAAPEGWH; this comes from the coding sequence ATGGACAGTACAGAAGCCCTGATCAGGGTGGAGCGGGGGCGGGTGGACGAGGCGGAGCTGGCCGCCGTGGTCGCGGTGCTGCTCGCCGCGCGGGCGGGCGCGCAGCAGGCGCCCGGGGAGCCGGCGGCGGCCCAAATCCGCTGGTGGCGCGAGCCGGACGGGTACGCGGCGCCCGAGGGCTGGCACTGA
- a CDS encoding acyl-CoA carboxylase subunit beta, with protein sequence MAMTNRASAQAGPASLRGRVAELDSIREQALAGPDRRATAAQHAKGKLTARERIALLLDEGSFQEVEQLRRHRASGFGLEVKKPYTDGVITGWGTVEGRTVFVYAHDFRIFGGALGEAHAEKIHKIMDMALTTGAPLVSLNDGAGARIQEGVSALAGYGGIFQRNTRASGVIPQISVMLGPCAGGAAYSPALTDFVFMVRGTSQMFITGPDVVRAVTGEEITQNALGGADVHAETSGVAHFAYDDEQTCLAEVRYLLSLLPQNNREAPPRVRGGDHLNRRSQALLDLVPADGSRPYDMAAVIGEVADDGEYLQVHEGWAPNIICALARLDGQVVGVVANQPQVLAGVLDIQASEKAARFVQMCDAFSIPIVTFLDVPGFLPGVDQEHGGIIRHGAKLLYAYCSATVPRISLILRKAYGGAYIVMDSQSIGADLTYAWPTNEIAVMGAEGAANVIFRRQIAEAEDPESMRQKMVKEYRAELMHPYYAAERGLVDDVIDPTRTREVLIRSLAMLRRKHADLPSRKHGNPPQ encoded by the coding sequence ATGGCTATGACGAACCGGGCATCGGCTCAGGCGGGGCCCGCCTCCCTGCGCGGGCGCGTGGCGGAGCTGGACAGCATCCGCGAGCAGGCGCTGGCCGGCCCCGACCGCAGGGCGACCGCGGCGCAGCACGCCAAGGGCAAGCTGACCGCCCGCGAGCGGATCGCCCTGCTGCTGGACGAGGGTTCCTTCCAGGAGGTCGAGCAGCTGCGCCGGCACCGGGCGAGCGGGTTCGGGCTGGAGGTGAAGAAGCCGTACACGGACGGTGTGATCACCGGCTGGGGGACGGTGGAGGGCCGTACCGTCTTCGTGTACGCGCACGACTTCCGCATCTTCGGCGGTGCGCTGGGCGAGGCGCACGCCGAGAAGATCCACAAGATCATGGACATGGCCCTCACGACCGGGGCTCCGCTGGTGTCGCTGAACGACGGCGCGGGAGCCCGTATCCAGGAGGGTGTCTCGGCGCTCGCCGGCTACGGCGGCATCTTCCAGCGCAACACCCGCGCCTCCGGTGTCATCCCGCAGATCAGCGTGATGCTGGGGCCGTGCGCGGGCGGCGCGGCCTACAGCCCCGCGCTCACCGACTTCGTGTTCATGGTCCGCGGCACCTCGCAGATGTTCATCACGGGCCCGGACGTCGTCAGGGCCGTCACCGGCGAGGAGATCACCCAGAACGCTCTGGGCGGCGCCGACGTGCACGCGGAGACCTCCGGTGTCGCGCACTTCGCCTACGACGACGAGCAGACGTGCCTGGCGGAGGTGCGCTACCTGCTGTCGCTGCTGCCGCAGAACAACCGGGAGGCGCCGCCCCGGGTGCGCGGCGGCGACCACCTCAACCGGCGCTCGCAGGCGCTGCTGGACCTGGTGCCGGCCGATGGCAGCCGGCCCTACGACATGGCGGCCGTGATCGGGGAGGTCGCCGACGACGGCGAGTACCTTCAGGTCCACGAGGGCTGGGCGCCCAACATCATCTGCGCGCTGGCCCGCCTGGACGGGCAGGTCGTGGGCGTCGTCGCCAATCAGCCCCAGGTGCTGGCCGGCGTGCTGGACATCCAGGCCAGCGAGAAGGCCGCACGCTTCGTCCAGATGTGCGACGCCTTCAGCATCCCGATCGTGACCTTCCTGGACGTGCCCGGCTTCCTGCCCGGGGTCGACCAGGAGCACGGCGGGATCATCCGGCACGGCGCGAAGCTGCTGTATGCGTACTGCAGCGCGACGGTGCCCAGGATCTCGCTGATCCTGCGCAAGGCCTACGGCGGCGCGTACATCGTCATGGACTCCCAGTCCATCGGCGCGGACCTCACCTACGCCTGGCCGACCAACGAGATCGCCGTGATGGGCGCGGAGGGCGCCGCCAACGTCATCTTCCGCCGGCAGATCGCGGAAGCGGAGGATCCCGAGAGCATGCGGCAGAAGATGGTCAAGGAGTACCGGGCCGAGCTCATGCACCCCTACTACGCGGCCGAGCGGGGCCTGGTGGACGACGTGATCGACCCGACCCGGACCCGCGAGGTCCTCATCCGCTCGCTGGCCATGCTCCGCAGGAAGCACGCCGACCTGCCGTCCCGCAAGCACGGCAACCCCCCGCAGTAG
- a CDS encoding BTAD domain-containing putative transcriptional regulator, translating to MDIEVLGALAVQENGVSVTPTAPKPRQVLALLALHADRVVPVSALIEELWGTTPPRSARTTLQTYVLQLRELIAAALDGGGRDSAPGDSADGARGERGPRSAKDVLVTMPSGYLLAAGDGESDVRAFERLAGTGYRAMDAGDFPGAARQLRQALALWSGTAFADVQAGVQLDMETRRLEESRLCALDQRIEADLRLGRHRELLAELTVLVSRYRAHESLHGQFMLALYRSGRRGEALEVYQRLRTTLVRDLGLEPSAGLRRLQRSILTASPETAVPPPGAAKERLVPTS from the coding sequence GTGGACATCGAGGTACTGGGCGCACTGGCCGTACAGGAGAACGGGGTCTCCGTCACACCGACGGCCCCCAAGCCGCGGCAGGTGCTGGCACTGCTGGCACTGCACGCCGACCGGGTGGTACCGGTCTCCGCGCTGATCGAGGAGCTGTGGGGCACCACCCCGCCGCGCAGCGCCCGCACCACCCTGCAGACCTACGTCCTGCAGCTGCGCGAACTCATCGCCGCGGCCCTGGACGGGGGCGGCCGGGACAGCGCACCGGGGGACAGTGCGGACGGTGCACGGGGGGAGCGCGGGCCGCGCAGCGCCAAGGACGTGCTGGTGACGATGCCCAGCGGCTACCTGCTGGCCGCCGGCGACGGCGAGAGCGACGTCCGCGCCTTCGAACGCCTCGCGGGCACCGGATACCGGGCCATGGACGCGGGCGACTTCCCCGGCGCCGCACGCCAGCTGCGGCAGGCACTGGCCCTGTGGTCGGGGACCGCCTTCGCGGACGTGCAGGCCGGGGTGCAGCTGGACATGGAGACCAGGCGCCTGGAGGAGAGCCGGCTGTGCGCGCTCGACCAGCGCATCGAGGCCGACCTGCGGCTGGGACGCCACCGCGAGCTGCTCGCCGAGCTGACCGTCCTGGTGAGCCGCTACCGCGCACACGAGAGCCTGCACGGCCAGTTCATGCTCGCGCTGTACCGCTCGGGACGGCGCGGCGAGGCCCTGGAGGTCTACCAGCGGCTGCGCACCACACTCGTACGGGACCTCGGCCTGGAACCGTCGGCGGGACTGCGGCGCCTGCAGCGCTCCATCCTCACGGCCAGCCCCGAGACCGCCGTACCGCCGCCCGGGGCCGCCAAGGAACGCCTGGTCCCCACGAGCTGA
- a CDS encoding thioesterase II family protein yields MSDGQPVRLHCFAHSEGGLSLFDHWGASTGGGVEVRAVALPGGARRRSEPRATTREALLADVLPHFTGAQPGPYVLYGHGLGAMVAFTVTRALHEAGLPGPALLAVGACPPPHTPCALPDVRAVTDAELLDVLGGKGAVPPHSDEGIWLRAMLPVLRADLELAQALEEAARTPSSAGPLTTPVLVLASQHNPLAPPAIAAGWRQCTQGPTWLRTVPGRHFFATGRELPALLGRACRVTRRLARQSVPAG; encoded by the coding sequence ATGTCGGACGGACAGCCGGTGCGACTGCACTGTTTCGCACACTCCGAGGGAGGCCTCTCGCTCTTCGACCACTGGGGCGCGAGTACCGGAGGCGGTGTCGAGGTGCGGGCGGTTGCCCTGCCGGGCGGCGCCCGGCGCCGCTCCGAGCCCCGGGCGACCACCCGTGAGGCACTGCTCGCCGATGTGCTGCCCCACTTCACCGGGGCGCAGCCGGGCCCCTACGTCCTGTACGGGCACGGTCTGGGCGCCATGGTCGCCTTCACCGTGACGCGCGCCCTGCACGAGGCGGGCCTGCCCGGCCCCGCGCTGCTGGCCGTCGGCGCCTGCCCGCCGCCGCACACCCCCTGCGCGTTGCCGGACGTCCGCGCCGTCACGGACGCCGAACTGCTGGACGTCCTGGGCGGCAAGGGCGCCGTGCCGCCGCACAGCGACGAGGGGATCTGGCTGCGGGCCATGCTGCCGGTGCTCCGCGCCGACCTGGAACTGGCCCAGGCCCTGGAGGAAGCGGCCCGCACCCCCTCGTCGGCGGGGCCGCTCACCACGCCCGTCCTCGTGCTCGCCTCGCAGCACAACCCGCTGGCGCCGCCCGCGATCGCCGCCGGCTGGCGGCAGTGCACCCAGGGGCCCACATGGCTGCGTACCGTCCCCGGCCGGCACTTCTTCGCGACCGGCCGCGAACTGCCCGCTCTCCTGGGCCGGGCCTGCCGCGTCACCCGCCGCCTCGCCCGGCAGAGCGTGCCCGCCGGCTGA